The Montipora capricornis isolate CH-2021 chromosome 6, ASM3666992v2, whole genome shotgun sequence genome has a window encoding:
- the LOC138054308 gene encoding uncharacterized protein KIAA1958-like: MNVWKSWAESKGLNNDIVKYKAKELDECLSRFFAEIRKSDGSNCEPDSLRVMLAALHRHLKQNDSKISIAKDREFVKCRQVLERKARALREKGHGKQPNATKALTTQDEEQLWKNRVLGEQNPKALLYTLWYLLTLHSGLRGCQEHHEMFVEGFSLNKDDQGTEYVTFKENPTKTRQGSLRKK, from the coding sequence ATGAATGTTTGGAAGTCGTGGGCAGAAAGCAAGGGCCTCAACAACGACATTGTCAAATATAAAGCTAAAGAACTGGACGAATGCCTCTCTCGATTCTTTGCCGAAATTCGCAAAAGCGATGGCTCCAACTGTGAGCCGGACAGCCTAAGAGTTATGTTAGCAGCCCTCCACAGACACCTCAAACAAAATGACAGCAAAATATCCATAGCTAAGGACCGTGAATTCGTCAAGTGCAGACAGGTCCTAGAGAGAAAAGCCAGAGCTCTTCGCGAAAAAGGTCACGGAAAACAACCAAATGCAACAAAAGCACTTACCACCCAAGATGAAGAGCAGCTATGGAAAAATCGTGTACTTGGCGAGCAAAATCCAAAGGCACTCCTTTATACTCTGTGGTATCTACTCACCCTTCATTCTGGTCTTCGAGGTTGCCAAGAGCACCATGAAATGTTTGTTGAAGGTTTCAGCTTGAACAAGGACGATCAAGGTACAGAGTACGTAACATTCAAAGAAAACCCGACAAAGACCCGGCAAGGCAGTCTAAGAAAGAAATGA